In one window of Methanosarcina vacuolata Z-761 DNA:
- a CDS encoding ArsR/SmtB family transcription factor has protein sequence MINEENLQLFKALSEDTRYRIIKALIESECDCGEHKYGNNGEICACEIPEIIGKTQSNTSMHLAKLQDWGIIKVRKEGKKRLYSIQNEKIRKILEVLEE, from the coding sequence ATGATTAATGAAGAAAATCTACAACTTTTCAAAGCCCTCAGTGAAGACACAAGGTATAGAATTATCAAGGCTCTAATCGAATCTGAGTGTGACTGCGGAGAACATAAGTACGGTAATAACGGAGAAATATGCGCCTGTGAAATTCCAGAAATCATTGGCAAAACGCAGTCCAATACCTCAATGCACCTTGCAAAATTACAGGATTGGGGGATAATAAAAGTAAGAAAAGAAGGGAAAAAGAGGCTGTATTCTATACAAAACGAAAAAATTAGGAAAATATTAGAAGTCCTTGAAGAATAA
- a CDS encoding glycosyltransferase family 4 protein, whose translation MEKYKIAMISDWYFPKVGGIEYSMHTLAKTLSRHGYEVSVITRSYPGVPEYSKRDGVSVIRVKGKPLPGQSRFLMPGAYKELFSLLKNGNYQIVNCHGLDSPIGMVALIVSRKLGIPVVVTNHSLVGDTPYSSLLYLAGKLLLKNADAVIAVSSAVEKDSKLMTKKPIYRIFNGVDSEDRIITVPFPVNTEGKLIIATVARMTKKKGVQNIVDLAPSLLEKHENLLFVMIGDGPLREKLENTVEEAGLSGNFYFTGEVSREKVLGYLEQADIFALPSSNEAFGISILEAMSKEVPVVAMNNSGVSDIVRNGVNGYLADSLTEFSYYLEDLIEKPALRTSFAREALRGLSNYDWNRICKQTSKVYTSVIYEKYHNNR comes from the coding sequence ATGGAAAAATATAAAATTGCAATGATCAGTGATTGGTATTTTCCAAAGGTAGGAGGAATCGAGTATTCAATGCACACCCTTGCTAAAACCCTGAGCAGGCATGGATATGAGGTAAGCGTTATTACAAGGAGCTACCCGGGTGTTCCCGAGTACAGTAAAAGGGATGGAGTATCAGTAATAAGGGTCAAAGGTAAACCTTTACCCGGACAGAGTCGATTTCTCATGCCCGGTGCATATAAAGAACTATTCAGCCTTTTGAAAAACGGGAATTATCAGATTGTCAATTGCCATGGGCTGGATTCTCCCATAGGTATGGTTGCTCTTATTGTTTCCAGAAAACTCGGCATTCCCGTAGTAGTCACCAATCACTCCCTGGTAGGAGATACGCCATATAGTTCGCTTTTATATCTTGCAGGAAAATTGCTTTTAAAGAATGCCGACGCTGTAATTGCAGTTAGTTCGGCAGTTGAAAAAGACTCAAAGCTGATGACAAAAAAACCAATTTACCGGATTTTCAATGGGGTAGATTCTGAGGATAGAATCATCACAGTCCCTTTTCCTGTAAATACTGAAGGAAAACTCATAATTGCCACCGTTGCACGCATGACAAAGAAAAAGGGTGTTCAAAACATTGTAGATCTAGCTCCTTCACTTCTGGAAAAGCATGAAAATTTGCTGTTTGTAATGATAGGAGACGGCCCGCTAAGGGAAAAGCTTGAAAACACAGTGGAGGAGGCAGGTTTATCCGGAAATTTCTACTTTACAGGGGAAGTGTCCAGAGAAAAAGTGCTGGGATATCTGGAACAGGCAGATATCTTTGCCCTTCCTTCGAGTAATGAGGCTTTTGGAATTTCGATTCTGGAGGCAATGTCAAAAGAAGTTCCTGTCGTAGCAATGAATAATAGTGGGGTTTCGGATATTGTCAGGAACGGGGTAAATGGTTATCTTGCAGACAGCCTTACCGAATTTTCATACTATCTCGAGGACCTTATAGAAAAACCGGCCCTGAGAACTTCCTTTGCCAGGGAGGCTTTAAGAGGTCTTTCAAATTATGACTGGAACCGGATCTGTAAACAGACAAGCAAGGTATATACAAGTGTCATTTATGAAAAATATCACAATAACCGTTGA
- a CDS encoding polysaccharide deacetylase family protein, with protein MKNITITVDVEEDCPPMLTSTRGMEEGLPELLNLFKKERIKATFFVTGMMAEQYPDVISRIPKEGHELGCHGYTHTRFDRMDKEEARTALKQAGKVLRQFERKLVSFRAPNLQFPKNYLGLLEDEGFRYDSSIAAYKPPFPRSRVEGKIIRIPATITSSFIRLPPGVFIPLLKRWESPVIFVHPWEFVDMSNTSIRLDCKFNTGENALNNLKTLICALKDQHYGFLTFQERANLEKDK; from the coding sequence ATGAAAAATATCACAATAACCGTTGATGTGGAAGAAGACTGTCCCCCTATGCTTACAAGTACGAGAGGCATGGAAGAAGGACTGCCTGAGTTACTGAACCTTTTCAAAAAAGAAAGGATAAAAGCAACCTTTTTTGTTACCGGGATGATGGCTGAGCAATATCCTGACGTTATATCCAGAATTCCGAAAGAAGGACATGAACTTGGATGCCATGGATATACCCATACGCGTTTTGACCGGATGGATAAAGAAGAAGCCAGAACTGCTCTTAAACAGGCTGGAAAAGTTCTGAGGCAGTTTGAAAGGAAACTGGTTTCTTTCAGGGCCCCAAACCTGCAGTTCCCGAAAAATTATCTTGGACTTCTGGAAGATGAGGGTTTCAGATATGATTCATCCATTGCAGCGTATAAGCCTCCGTTTCCCCGGAGCAGAGTTGAAGGCAAAATAATAAGAATTCCTGCGACGATTACTTCTTCATTTATAAGGCTGCCTCCGGGAGTTTTTATCCCGCTACTCAAGCGCTGGGAATCTCCTGTTATTTTTGTCCACCCCTGGGAATTTGTGGACATGTCAAACACATCTATACGCCTGGACTGCAAGTTCAATACTGGAGAAAACGCCCTTAACAACCTTAAAACCCTGATCTGTGCTCTAAAAGATCAACACTACGGTTTTTTAACCTTTCAAGAAAGAGCGAATCTTGAAAAAGATAAGTAA
- a CDS encoding lysylphosphatidylglycerol synthase transmembrane domain-containing protein encodes MNQGMLKKAIVILLLLTVGVFLVHAYWTEIVSVLGESLKMLTKTRIRYAILAFLVYLLSVYLFAVRWQQVLSSIGHDLKATDLLPILFGAIFVNNLTPANRTGGEPLRMLWVNKRFGISYTDAFITILFERLVEVIPIILLLFYVLYFVPSLEIKFLPQKNILTLNSTYLLLFASLATGILIWIFRERFTVLLKDIKQNWKKLHKSFIPVLLLSSGVWILDIVRLQLIALALNLNLSLHIIASVSILYLLLGLLPITPGGLGIVEGGLVSLLLYFGLSLASSGSFVFLERFISFGLSSLIGFLYLFYYGGSEIWKNIKLQ; translated from the coding sequence TTGAATCAGGGAATGTTGAAGAAAGCCATTGTGATCCTCTTACTGCTTACAGTTGGAGTATTTCTGGTCCATGCCTACTGGACGGAGATTGTATCTGTTCTTGGAGAGAGCTTGAAAATGCTCACCAAAACACGGATTCGATATGCCATTCTGGCGTTCTTAGTTTACCTGTTGAGTGTGTACTTATTTGCAGTCCGCTGGCAACAGGTACTTTCCAGCATTGGCCACGACCTTAAAGCCACAGACCTTCTTCCCATTCTTTTCGGAGCAATTTTTGTGAATAATCTAACTCCGGCGAACAGGACAGGAGGCGAACCCCTGCGGATGTTATGGGTTAACAAACGTTTCGGGATAAGTTATACCGACGCTTTCATAACGATCCTCTTTGAAAGGCTCGTTGAAGTGATTCCAATTATCCTGCTCTTATTCTATGTTCTATATTTCGTTCCTTCTTTAGAGATTAAATTCCTGCCTCAGAAAAATATTCTGACCTTAAATTCAACTTATCTATTGCTCTTTGCTTCCCTTGCAACCGGAATACTCATATGGATTTTCCGGGAAAGATTTACCGTCCTTCTTAAAGATATAAAGCAAAACTGGAAAAAACTTCATAAATCTTTTATTCCTGTTCTCCTGTTATCTTCCGGGGTCTGGATTCTTGACATAGTGCGACTTCAACTGATCGCCCTGGCTCTAAATCTTAATCTTTCTCTGCACATTATCGCATCAGTTTCAATCTTGTATCTCCTGCTCGGACTCCTGCCAATAACTCCAGGAGGGCTTGGAATAGTTGAAGGAGGACTGGTCTCCCTGCTTCTATATTTTGGGTTATCGCTTGCTTCTTCAGGAAGTTTTGTTTTTCTGGAACGTTTTATCTCTTTCGGACTGAGCAGCCTGATAGGATTCCTATACCTGTTTTATTACGGAGGATCTGAGATATGGAAAAATATAAAATTGCAATGA